One Eretmochelys imbricata isolate rEreImb1 chromosome 22, rEreImb1.hap1, whole genome shotgun sequence DNA window includes the following coding sequences:
- the CXCR5 gene encoding C-X-C chemokine receptor type 5, with protein MGPYSISMKSYDMNLLGEFSDYDNDNTTRSYEDYFCPDTVLSPAGDPTHPFKKIFVPLVYLLIFLLGTLGNALVLIILERYKRARTTTENFLFHLALANLVLVLTLPFGVAESLTGWIFGTFLCKVLSAVHKINFYCSSMLLGCISVDRYLAIVYAIHTYRKRRVRSIHLTCLAIWFISLVLTLPDLVLMEVWSDKSNHSVCNFQQVGIHGSNMWLATRFLYHIVGFFVPLLVMCYCYTAIVRTLCQSQRLQRQKAVRVAILVTGVFLLCWSPYHMVIFLDTLDKLETLPSDCALADQLATSIMVTEVIGFTHCCLNPILYAFVGVKFRNDFFRILRDLGCISQETLQEILDVTRKSSGIESDTITSVSTF; from the exons ATGGGGCCCTACAGCATCTCTATGAAGAGCTATGACATG AATTTGCTGGGGGAATTCAGTGACTATGACAATGACAACACCACAAGATCCTATGAGGACTACTTTTGTCCAGATACAGTCTTGTCTCCAGCTGGCGATCCCACACATCCTTTCAAGAAGATCTTTGTGCCCTTAGTCTACCTTCTGATATTTCTTCTGGGGACCTTGGGCAATGCCCTGGTATTGATCATCCTGGAGCGCTACAAGCGTGCCCGCACTACCACCGAGAACTTCCTCTTTCATCTGGCCCTGGCCAATCTGGTGCTAGTGCTCACCTTGCCTTTTGGTGTGGCCGAGAGCTTGACTGGCTGGATCTTCGGCACTTTCCTCTGCAAAGTCCTCAGCGCTGTTCATAAGATCAACTTCTACTGCAGCAGCATGCTTCTAGGCTGCATCAGTGTGGATCGCTACCTGGCCATAGTGTATGCTATCCACACCTACAGGAAGCGCAGAGTCAGGTCCATCCATCTCACTTGCCTGGCCATTTGGTTCATCTCCCTGGTGCTGACCTTGCCCGATCTAGTGCTCATGGAGGTCTGGTCAGACAAGAGCAACCACAGTGTCTGCAATTTCCAGCAAGTTGGGATTCATGGCAGCAACATGTGGCTGGCAACCCGCTTCCTGTATCACATTGTGGGTTTCTTCGTGCCCCTGCTGGTCATGTGCTACTGCTATACAGCCATTGTGAGGACCCTGTGCCAGTCCCAGCGGCTGCAGAGGCAGAAGGCCGTGAGAGTGGCCATCCTGGTCACAGGGGTGTTCTTACTCTGTTGGAGCCCTTACCACATGGTCATCTTTTTGGACACACTAGACAAGCTGGAAACCTTACCGAGCGATTGTGCCTTGGCGGACCAGCTGGCCACCAGCATCATGGTGACAGAGGTGATTGGCTTCACACACTGCTGTCTCAACCCCATCCTCTATGCCTTTGTTGGAGTCAAGTTCCGCAACGACTTCTTCCGGATTCTCCGTGACCTGGGCTGCATAAGCCAAGAGACCCTGCAGGAGATCCTTGATGTGACGAGGAAGAGCAGTGGGATTGAGTCGGACACCATCACTTCTGTCAGCACTTTCTAG